In Phoenix dactylifera cultivar Barhee BC4 chromosome 1, palm_55x_up_171113_PBpolish2nd_filt_p, whole genome shotgun sequence, the genomic stretch AGAATGGAAGAGGCAAGAAATAATACATACTAGTAAAAACAACACATGTATAGCATTGTTTATAAGTTCTGAACAATTCATAGGATTCATGTTTCTTGTGTAATGCTTGATAAATTTGTTTACTATGAATcctttttagaatcatttggtaaaggaaaaaattaaaataacttgtcAATTTTCACAAGTTGCAAAAGTCGGCAGCATGCGCCATACTCAAGTCAAGTTAGATTATTAAAATTGGGTGGTTCACTGGGGTTGGCCATTGGATCACGACATAATCGTTGGGCATTCAGCCCCACCTTGACTTGACCAAATTTGTATTTTTGTATTTAAATTCGTAATGGTTAGGCTCACTTTGAACAAGAGGGACTTGGCTCAGCTTAACTATCGCAAACCATCAACATCTTCTGGTGGTTGAATTGAGAAATGAAGCATGCTCTAACATCTTCCATTGCACTCGGTGCAAAAGCCAAAACTACCTTCCACTTCAAATAATTTCATATTTGCACGTAAACCGACTGCATCCTTTACCACAGGTTCATGGAGATAGAGTTGAAATCAGATCGGATActaatatatctatatctatatttattttatttgataaatatatatacggatatagatataaattaaatgcatatattaatattcatatttattttaaacagaTACAGATATAAATCAAATATTAGAAGTATgctataaatatagatataagttGGACAATTAAAATTGATGATATGGgatcaaagatattactaagtggGAGGTGAATCAAATTAATAGGATGCTAATAtggttatatatttttttcttttaagttcATGGGTGTTATATAAAATTCAATACGGTTACGATTAGATCGGATATTCGAATACATATTGGGTAGTtatctatccatatccatatctatttttttttttttgatggatatacatatagatatggatattagtTAGATACTTAAATTTCTATCAATTTCTGAATAGATTTATATATGAAAATGGATCTTATCCACTTTCAACTCTATCTCAAGCCACCCGACAAGGGCCATTATATTTAGTTTAAAGAAATAGTGACAATGCTTAattgtttaacctatttaacttgGTTCAACTGGTTCTAAATTGGATTAGTTTATCTGCTTAATAAAATAGTCTGatttagttttgaatttttgatccaTTTAATGAATAAGTTAGATTTAGATCCATATGTTTTTGATCTACCTTATATTCGATCTGGCCGCTCCTAGTTGAGTGGACGGTCCCCGAGATTTTGCACATATTCACtgttattgtttgttgtttttAGACATCCACTGCTCAAGGAATGATTCTTTCCATCAGACATTCTTTACAAACCCAATTTTATAATATTCGTCACGTTACAGCTACAAATGTTCTAAATTGACTTGAGCTACGGTGCACGAGTCATTGCTCCCAAGGTTTGGGCCCCGCCCGGGCCAATTCTCCTTACAATGCTATGGGCATCCCTGTTTTTGACCAATGGTATGTGCCTAAAAATATATGACATCAATGGAGTATGGAGTGGAATTAACTTGACAGGATGGTTTTATCTTTCGAAGCATGATTGATCTTCTTCAACAACATCAATCATTGAATCATGACCTGCATATATCTTAAAGCACTCTAAACTCTTACATTTATCCATCTGCATAGATTTTAAAACAACTATTATATGATCCAACTGTAGATTCATGCGTaggtgaaagatacaacccctgtCCTATTTGACATGCGTATGGCTACTACTTCTTTGTGTCCTATAGCTAGTAGTACATTAATTGTAGATTGGAGTATACCTATGGTATGTAACCTTTTTTGGTGAGAAATGTTTACTGACGGAAGAGTAAATGTTACCGTCTCTTGCGAGTGGATCGAGCAATGCTCGCCAATTATCAATGTAATTAATTTATTGTTGATTGAAAAATGAAAAGTAAAATAAAGTTTGTCTAAAGAAcaagagttgaaaattaaaGCAGTCTAGATATCTTCCCCTCCCAACATATTAGGAACTGCAGGATATATGAGGTTAGAGCTTCAAACCATTTAGGTGGTGAGGCAATTTCACGCCTATTTTGGTAAAAATATGGTTATTGATGGAGGAAAAAGTGGACCACCTCacaaaatacaattaaagcacatGAATCCGACGGCAGGCgtaatctcaataaggatggcCTCGGCAAGCATGGCCCCGACAAGCACGATCTCGACAAGCACGACCTCGGCAGGCATGACCTCGGCAGGAATGACCTCGGCACGCATGGTCTCGGCTGAGCAAAGCCCGATTGACCTCGAGCCAACCCCGACTCCATCAAAAGTCAAGCCAGTCCGCCTAAGGAAAGGACCACCAAATCCTCCATATTCGGGATCAAATCCCGCAATCTCCGCCACAACGACTGTCAATATTTGAATCCACGCAATCTCAACCGATCGCCAGCTAGCCCGAAATCTCGGGCCATCTAAGGTCATTCATTTAAACCAAGATTTGCGCAATCACGTCCGATTGCGTGTAACCGCTccaccccctcctataaaaagggggGATTCTAGGGAGATCATCTTCTTCCCTTGCCAGAAAACACCTTTCCATTAAGATATCTCCAAagtccctctctgacttaagcatcggagggctttCGCCAAATCCTCCGGCCAAAagctttttgcaggtccgcCGGAGACGGCCGTCCGCCACCGAGCTGCAGCAGAAGCTCCTCCTCCCCAGTCCGCGGTCACCCCCGGGTCTATTTTTCAGCAACAGTTATATTATATCCAAACTGGCCTTTTTTGTGCCTCATATCGTTGGGATTTAATTTTGGATATTGATTAAGCTAAAAGAAGGTGAAATCTAGGCTGAACCTGATCTGTTTTAAGTTATTTAAGAAGTCGTAACATATGGTGGTTCATGTTTGTTTATAAAGTTCAAGGAGGATCATAACTTGGATGTAAATTATGCCACGAAGAGTAATGATCCTAGACATCTTTTGTAGGAAAAAACAACCTACTTGTGCTTCTGGGCAGATaacattcaagagtcaaaacatTTTTTctatttggctataaatatcACCTGGAATTTTGCTCTGTCTGTATTGTAAGAGTTCATTTCCAACTAAGAATTCTAAACCATAAGAATTTATATGTAGCTTGACGACACCcttgttaataaaaaaaaaacataccaGTCAAAAATAGACAAGGCTTGAAAATGTTGTCGATCATTGAAATTCTAATTGTccagcttgaaaacacttgaataCTTATAAAGCTGTGAGTAATTCATCTAGAATTAGAAGATTTTAGAGAAGAAATATTAACCTTATGACTTTATTCATTTCCATAACAATCTAGAACTTTACCAAAGAGCGTAgttgaaaagtattatttagattttttggccCTATATTATACCTAAGATCTACCTAATGCATAGTCGATATGGAATTAAACCTACGCacaagtcctcacatactctcctcaTTTAAGCTCTAGCATCCTTACTATAAGAGTCCAACTTCATTCACAAGTAccacaaatccaatcacaaatactACGATCAACTCGTGGTCAATCCAAATAGACTCATGTCGCGGTGTCCCCTAATCCACGTAGGATAAGGCTAGGTTAACTCCGATATTATTTATAACAACCTAAGACCTTAACTAAAAAGCTAAttggaaagtattatttgagttctttagtcctatataaatacccaagatctacctagtgcaTAGCTGATGTAGGACTAGCCATGCATGCACAATTTCTCACAATCTTCATCTTTTAGGTTACAAAGTTGATACAATGAAAAATATTGGACATTTTTTGTGCTTCTatctatacattttttttttgctaaggttCTTACTAAAAAGTTAGATTTACCACCTAAATTAATTTGTGAAAATTAGACTTCATAttgtattctctctctctctctctctctctctctctcaactttGATTTGTTTGGCACTTTTTCTTCCCGTCCATGTGAATGCCAGAAAATTCAGGGTCTTAGAGAACTCGGTtggtgtaagaaaatataaaatatataaataatctatctcatcctatcagcttaagtttttagaaaaagtggtgatttcaacatgaTTTTAACGACAATGAGGTTAGTGTGCACATGCATGCTACGACACTGATTAGCCAGAAATATGATGATGGGgatcaaaggaagaaaagaaagtagcATGGGTCAAGGTGCTTTAACCTTCAATAACTTTCATCATGGTCACATTGGCATTCAAAAGTAGATAAGAGATCTAGCACTAGGCTACAATAAGAACGTAGTATTGAGTTGACATAGGGGTGTAGCATTGAGCTACGGTAAGGGTATAGCATTGGGCTATGGTAGAGATCTAAATTACGCTTACTCCTAGGATAAAAGCTACTGATAAAGCTAAGATAAGATAAAAACGTgtatttgattaattgttgaAGGGTCTCTTTACAAAGTATAATTCTGACTTATTTATACCAACAAATAATAACATCATACTTTGATGGTTGTTCCATGCTTGGCCTCCACTCTTAGCAGTTTTAGTATCTGTAACCAGTTATTTTCTACTATGCACGTTCGTCATCATAGTTACTTCACAATCGTCAAGCCGATAATGTCTTTTAAATATAAAACTTAGTTCTGCATTTGAGACTATCTTTGAGACCACTTCAATCACTTCCGATCTACTTTGATGTATGGGGTTAATCACGACTAAGTTTTAGACttttggcttgctcatgattgaACTCTCCTTCTTCCGTCTATGCTTCTATACTTGATGAATTTTGTTGTAGTCGAACTTTTTCCAGTTCAATAAGGGTCACATCAGTCTCACTTACTTTAGTTTTGTCGTACCTAATCCACGTGACGCTTGCTCTCGACTGCTATTTGGATAATTGAGATGGGGTATAAACAACCTGCTTAGTAAATTATTGCTTAAGATGAGTTcccaaagaagaagaattttttcttcatcttcttcttcctcatcatcgccgtcttctttttcttcctcgtcgtcattgtcttcttctacttctttcttcttttgaatGACAAATCTCAAAAGTCATTTCCAGATCGACATCCCTTGAAATTTATACtgaattaaaaagaagaaaaaaaaaatcctataacCACAATAGTGTAGATTGAAACAGTATTTGAGATTAGCTCCATAAACTATTGTCAATTGTTCTTCATgaggtttcctttttttttgggtgggtaATAGTTCACAAGGTTTATATCATATGTTCATTTGAGCTCTAACTCACCATCCCCTGTTGGGTAAAATTCCACTTTATCTCCAAGAGGCACCTTCTTTGCATCCTCTGGTGCACTCATAATCATCATGAAAAAATgtcaagcattttttttttggaaagaaaaaaaattgacgAATGCAATGGAAACTGCCACCTTTGAGATCAAATCTGGGATCAGAATGCCAAGCAAATCAACACCTAATAGTCATCAAATTCCGAGAATGAAACAAAATCCAGCAGCCACTATGTTTTAAGGAAAATTTCATAATAACTCAGTTCTGCTCAAGGATAGATATTAGCAACTCGAAAAATCAATTTCTCCTGTGGTTCAATTGGGTTCTTATTGTTTAAATTAACAAAACAGAAGCTGTTCATCATAGTACTAATCAACTCGGTCATGAACTGAACCACCAATGACATTTGATATTTAATGCTGAAACATtctatatatacataaaaaGCAGAACTCTACAAGAGCATGAAGAGCACATTAAAGCCAAGGAGTAGGTGTAATTTGCTCGACTTTAAACTTGTGGATGCTGAAGAATTCTTCCCGAGATTGCGGTCGCAAGTGCAGCTGTAAAATTTGGATCTTTTGTCAATGATGAGGCCATCTGCTCCACCAAAAGTCTTTGGAATTCTGGCGACTCTATTTCCCTGGAAGCCCTCCCAAAATTCGGTCGCAGTCCTTGTTGCGTGAGGTCAAGGGTGATTGTTGGGCCTGGAGAGTTGATGGAGACCGAGCACGGTAGTGATCCTTTGTGGCAAGAGCCATGAGCTAGTTCATTCTGCGAAGGGTGGCCATGGTTGTGCTCGCCTTCATATGTTGCTACCAAGAATGATCTATCTTCAGCACTCTTCTGAACCTAATGGTAGCAAATCATGGCCAAAATAGTTCAGTAAATTATTTCATTGGTGGATGATGCTATTAGGAGACAAGCTGAATTGGTAGCTTAAGTTcgatatttcttttttctttttacttggGCGTACCTTCTTCTTAACAGGACAGGAAGGAGCAAAGGAGCATCGAAAGTAAGCTCTAGGAGAAGGATTGTCTCTGGTGACCTTCTGACCATACTTCCTCCATTGATATCCATCCTTCACCACCTAAGAACAACAAAAGATGCGAtcggaaataaaaaaaatcgttCATTTGGAGCAAGTATATGttgctatttgtttttttttttttcttttccccctcAAAATATATGCTTCTTTGTTAATTTATCTAATGACAGGACTCACCAGACTCGAATCGGATGGGTCTGTTTTCACATAAATCTTGGAGATCTTGGGCTTAGGATCTTCCCTCAATCTCTTGCAAGAATCTTCACTCGATGTGCTCTCGACACGATTGCTGAAAACATCGGTCCTCTCGGGAGTCTTGTCTCCGAAACTGATCGTTTCGAGGCTCTCACTCTTCCTCTTTCTCGATGGCGAAATCGGCCCCTTCTCTTTAGGAGATGTGGTCATGAAATCAAAAAACTGGCTCCGGAGGGTGCTGTAGTTGGCGTACATGGCGCTAAGCAACTCATTCAACTTCTTGTTCTCCTCACTTATCCGATTCAACTTGGCCTCCAAATCTTGGGTCTGTTTTGTCCAACACATCATACTGACATCAGAATTCCGCAATCCAGCATGCTTGAGTGAGAGTAGTGACATTTTTTTAAGCAGGAAGCAAAGAACCTACCTCATCTTTCATCGAATCCCTCCCTCGGACATGCATGGGATTGGTATGAAGCTGCTCCCTCTTTAAAATCTGATGGTGATAaaaaattatcaataaaatGAAATCTATCAAGTTTGATTATAAAAAACTAAGCAGCCAAAGTTAATAAACTGTTATATGCTCACCGGAGCTTGGTCGGGGAACGAGAGAGGTCCGACACTGAGGTCGAGACTCAGGGAGGAGCGATCGATCCACGCGGAGTCCATGAAGGATGCAAAACCCTGTGCGTAGTGTCTATCGGATGGcctcctttttatttattttttttgaatggagACAGATGGGAGGATTCAATGAGGTCCCTTATATAGAAGAAAAGTTCGGATTCTTCTTGGGCCTTGAGTGGAATCTGTATGGAAATGAACAGAGAAAGGGATGAATCACCACGTATTTTGTGATCTCATCCCCAAACGTCACCCTCTCCGGGTCTTGCAAAGAACTCGATGGAGAAAATTCTGCACTCGATCTTCTTCTTGGGGAAGGATTTATTATGCTGTGGGTGAGGACTGTCGAGGGTAAAAAGAGTGGGAGACGCGTCAGCCTGAATTTGATGGGGAGAAAGTTCCGTGTCGGCCATCCAATTCATTGACAGCTAGTCTAATGGTAGGCGTCAAGGTCAAGCTCTCCGGCTAAATCCCAAGAAATGACAAAGTTTGGAGTCCCTCGactttcccccctcctcctTGCGTTTCCAGAAGGACTTTAGCTTTACCTTAAGTGACACGTTTGCTGTACAAATTTCGGGAAATTAGTGTCAACATTTCCCTATTGCCTACTCtatttttctcctcttctttttgtcTATTTTTGGCTTGACCCCACAAGGCTAATCCTTCAGGCCGACATAGGTTTGCTTCAATCAAATAGCTGTTGAATTATTAGATTCGGCATGATTTGGAAAAATTGGCAGAGGCATTGGATCCTTTGGATGGAATTCGGGAACCACGGGAATTGACTATGGAGTCTTTTAATATTGGGGACATCAATCCTATGGAATTCCATGGTGATTTCCATTATTAGGGAAAAAATTTCGGACACTAAGTCTTCTCGTCCCGCCGAATTTGATGAATGATGGGTGTAGGGTAATGGTGCCCACATGCATGCACTTGAATGACCATAATTACCCTTGGAGGCTGAGAGTTTGAGGGAAATCATGTGCCCTGAGAAGGTTTAGTATGCTCTCCATCTTCTCAGGATGTCGAAGTATTAAATAATTTtgcaaaaattataatttgaccCCCTCGATTTTGCCCAAGTTCCAAATAACCCGTCTCGAGTTACACTTTGAATACAATACAATCCTTCCTTCTATCTCTGTTAATTGAATGCTAAGTAATTTTTTTTGCGACTTCCATATGATAACTTAAAATGCTTGAGTTTAAAAATAGTTCATGTTTTCCATTTTATCCAATTCTCATACTCTTCTTTTCATTCTCCTTCTCATTGGTGCTCCAAGATTGCTACCTCCCCCACCATTGCCACCACCCCATGGACTACCTGGGCAAAGCCAAATAGGTTAAACTATAATTTTCTCCAGTACTTTTCAATAAAACCGTTTTACTTTAGGGCCTTCTACTACACTATGAATATATTACCCATAAATCTAATAATATATTAGACACAACCATTATTAACAAACCATATCTTAATGCACAAAATTTATGTAGCTAGAAGTCGCTTTCATTTCACTTTCCTAATTTGACCTATAGGTTTTAAAATCAATTATCAGTATTAGGCAAGCCCTAAGACACCCTGTTGCATTCATATGTACAAAATGAGCACATTGACCAACAAGGTCAGTAGCCAAAAAATCCATGAAAAACTACAATAGCAAACATTTTACACAAGCTAATTTTGTCTTAGAAAAGTGATTAGTCTGGGTTCTAATTCTATATCTAAATACATGCAAATGGTTATGCATGGAATATAaatatccttctttttttttggggggggggggggggggggggggggggggcggttgTTGGTTTGTAACATCAGAAACGTGGCAAGAGCAAGTGGCAACATCCAAAATAGAAGGTTCCTAAGGACTACCATTCCACCAAGTCGATGGTCAACCTCAATCGGCACCCACGGAGGACAGATAACGTGGAACTTACGTGTCATTCTGACCTACCCAACGGCTTATAATTAAGATGTAACATAACTGCAAGAAGAAGCACAAAGTTGTGGCTCTGGGGCTAGCTGGATGGGGGTTTTATCTTTTGCTCGAAACAAGGATTCATCTTCATTTGTATGGATCCACCGCACAAGCCTCAAAGTGCTCCAAATTTTATTATTCATCCATCTGCATAGACCTCAAAACGACCAGTAGATGATCCAACAGTGAATTGATATGAAAAAGAAAGGTGAACCTTTAATTCTTTTGTTCCAAACTAATGAGCTCCAAAAGAGCCCCACCCTCAGGCTTGGCCACAGGAACACGGCACCTGAACAATGACCCCTACAATATGAACATAGCAAACCATTCTTCCAATCAAATGCATGACAGCCACTTAATACGGAGTGGGTCCAATGCGAAAGTGTTAGAAGTAAAGAAGGGATGTTGAATCACACTGAATCTACTTTATAAATTTTTCTAGcaaatttttcaattttattttttaatattttattttttgaataatttaaaacatccattcaacaaaaacaaaaaaaaagaaaaaaaaaagggctatCTGAGGTCTCAATCCGTGTAGGTCATGAAAATGAAGGAAGGGggggaaaaagggaagaagaggaaaagaaggagaagtTGGATGGAAACTTAATAAATTTTGTGGTTGAGATGAGTGGTTATTGGTTAGGTAAGTTAAGAGAGGAGGGCGGGAGAGCGATTGAGGTGGGCTCCTGCAAGACTTGAACGCAAGACCTTGAAGTCAAACTAGCGTGGTATGGGCTGCACGTGTCACCTTTAATTCTGCAATTGTGGGCGTAAACCGCGTGCatgcaagatt encodes the following:
- the LOC103714242 gene encoding WRKY transcription factor WRKY76-like, translated to MDSAWIDRSSLSLDLSVGPLSFPDQAPILKREQLHTNPMHVRGRDSMKDETQDLEAKLNRISEENKKLNELLSAMYANYSTLRSQFFDFMTTSPKEKGPISPSRKRKSESLETISFGDKTPERTDVFSNRVESTSSEDSCKRLREDPKPKISKIYVKTDPSDSSLVVKDGYQWRKYGQKVTRDNPSPRAYFRCSFAPSCPVKKKVQKSAEDRSFLVATYEGEHNHGHPSQNELAHGSCHKGSLPCSVSINSPGPTITLDLTQQGLRPNFGRASREIESPEFQRLLVEQMASSLTKDPNFTAALATAISGRILQHPQV